From a single Capsicum annuum cultivar UCD-10X-F1 chromosome 12, UCD10Xv1.1, whole genome shotgun sequence genomic region:
- the LOC107850383 gene encoding UDP-glucuronic acid decarboxylase 4-like gives MGSIDNHELIEKNYKKHNMMKSFSLKNSIQYVLEKQRFMCLLIGITMSIAIFSVVSMSSPILKPHFGTIDIHDTIISNSNPIPRRIAYELVDETDHVNAGGKVPLGLKGKHKRILVTGGAGFVGSHLVDRLIARGDSVIVVDNFFTGNKENLLHHYKNPRFELIRHDVVEPILLEVDQIYHLACPASPVHYKYNPVKTIKTNVMGTMNMLGLAKRVGARFLITSTSEVYGDPLQHPQAETYWGNVNPIGVRSCYDEGKRTAETLTMDYHRGLNIEVRIARIFNTYGPRMCIDDGRVVSNFVAQALRKEPMTVYGDGKQTRSFQYVSDLVEGLMRLMEGDHVGPFNLGNPGEFTMLELAKVVQETIDPNAKIEFRPNTEDDPHKRKPDITKAKQLLGWEPVVSLRQGLPMMVDDFRQRIFGDDKHDSSNLLTI, from the exons atggGATCTATTGATAATCATGAGTTgattgagaaaaattataaaaaacacAACATGATGAAGAGTTTTTCATTgaaaaattcaattcaatatgTGCTTGAAAAACAAAGATTTATGTGTCTTTTGATTGGAATTACTATGTCAATTGCTATTTTCTCTGTGGTTTCTATGTCTTCTCCAATATTAAAGCCCCATTTTGGAACGATTGATATTCATGATACAATTATATCGAATAGTAACCCGATTCCTCGAAGAATCGCATATGAGTTAGTTGATGAAACCGACCACGTTAATGCAG gtgGAAAGGTTCCATTGGGATTGAAGGGAAAACACAAGAGAATACTAGTAACAGGAGGAGCTGGATTTGTTGGAAGTCATTTGGTAGATAGATTAATCGCAAGAGGAGAtagtgttattgttgttgataatttttttacaggtaacaaagaaaatttgttacaCCATTACAAGAATCCAAGGTTTGAACTCATTCGACACGACGTCGTTGAGCCAATTTTGTTAGAAGTTGATCAGATTTATCATCTGGCTTGCCCTGCTTCTCCTGTTCATTACAAGTATAATCCTGTCAAGACCATC AAAACAAATGTGATGGGAACAATGAACATGTTGGGATTAGCAAAAAGAGTGGGAGCTAGATTTCTTATTACTAGTACTAGTGAAGTTTATGGTGATCCATTGCAACATCCTCAAGCTGAGACTTATTGGGGCAATGTTAATCCCATTG GTGTACGTAGTTGTTATGATGAAGGAAAACGTACGGCTGAAACTTTAACCATGGACTACCATAGAGGACTTAACATTGAG GTTAGAATTGCTAGGATTTTCAACACGTATGGACCACGTATGTGCATAGATGATGGTCGTGTTGTTAGCAATTTTGTTGCACAG GCCTTAAGAAAAGAGCCAATGACAGTTTATGGAGATGGAAAACAAACCAGGAGCTTTCAATATGTCTCTGAtttg GTAGAAGGTTTGATGAGGTTGATGGAAGGAGATCATGTAGGTCCTTTCAATCTTGGGAATCCTGGTGAATTCACCATGCTTGAATTAGCTAAG GTGGTGCAAGAAACAATAGACCCAAATGCAAAAATAGAATTCAGGCCAAACACAGAAGATGATCCACACAAGAGAAAGCCAGACATTACAAAAGCAAAACAACTTCTTGGATGGGAACCAGTAGTATCACTCAGGCAAGGGCTTCCAATGATGGTCGACGACTTCCGGCAGCGCATTTTCGGCGATGACAAACATGATTCTAGCAACCTATTGACCATATAA